The bacterium genome window below encodes:
- a CDS encoding DUF433 domain-containing protein, producing the protein MKNERELLDRITVRPEVFGGKPIIRDMRIAVEHVLGMLAAGETAATILREYTFLEAEDIQACLVFAHRSLAGEQVHERLAVR; encoded by the coding sequence ATGAAAAACGAAAGAGAGCTGCTGGACCGCATCACGGTGCGGCCTGAGGTGTTCGGTGGGAAACCCATCATCAGGGACATGCGTATTGCTGTGGAGCATGTTCTAGGGATGCTCGCGGCCGGGGAGACAGCCGCAACCATCTTGCGGGAGTACACGTTCCTCGAAGCGGAGGACATCCAGGCCTGTCTGGTATTTGCCCACCGATCGCTGGCCGGCGAGCAGGTGCACGAGCGCTTGGCGGTGCGGTAG
- a CDS encoding helix-turn-helix transcriptional regulator, whose protein sequence is MSGLSFRNVDAHPSDDVRTWPYEALVTAIDRGLVPDWQPVFAEIRRSPWGTVARRVERYLGYRNPDGTSTLFALAIRRARTETERDDRAKVAARVRAALASAGTTQGEFASSVGTSPSRLSTYLNGKVTPSAAMLIRIERTAAKR, encoded by the coding sequence ATGAGCGGCCTGTCGTTCCGCAATGTCGACGCCCACCCGTCCGACGACGTCAGGACCTGGCCCTACGAGGCGTTGGTGACCGCGATAGACCGCGGACTGGTCCCCGACTGGCAGCCCGTCTTCGCGGAGATCCGGCGATCGCCGTGGGGTACGGTGGCCCGACGCGTCGAGCGCTACCTCGGCTACCGCAACCCCGACGGAACAAGCACGCTCTTCGCGTTGGCGATACGGCGCGCCCGCACCGAAACCGAACGCGACGACCGGGCAAAGGTAGCGGCCCGCGTCCGGGCCGCACTAGCGTCCGCGGGAACCACCCAGGGAGAATTCGCGTCGTCGGTGGGCACCAGCCCGTCCCGGCTCAGCACCTACCTCAACGGCAAAGTCACCCCCTCGGCGGCGATGCTCATCCGCATCGAACGCACCGCAGCCAAACGCTAG
- a CDS encoding fibronectin type III domain-containing protein — translation MFGLSSGAAAESDESEGPARPVNVRVVAGGEGSVTVAWDVPEGRPDPDGYQVYYRLAAAESGSQPVEAHWWYYWDESYVGSDSRRARVPRLADGVWYEFTVVAVYGDGELRWSDDSVLARPGGMVPGVRLPDAPVAAIVSAGGRGSVTVEWEPPVDDGGSAVTGYEVWYVLEQDRSTETSEEARNVLWTRAGDILGPDARRYRIAGLLDYQRYEVIVGAVNEAGRGLFASVWGTANGDDHGPLGLIADHRFARSYSLGTDVWGVWVCDVADGDLPVDAADVAGLLNREITPYFSWLSGGWYLPEFVARGVVEADPAHSSQRAGDYECEDRVAEVSEGGTQGAVIVLDKDVDVSSGGVGWRHSSYIDGMWTVSAGTFPDNSRSVHLTAGTVLPVSAYCSDCQYPGHVHLDVVAHEIGHALGWPHSFGGNRSETSEALLEIDIYVDEYDNPMDLISGSPPGWELQRNGLVAGTIAVNRYAAGWIPPGDVAVHEGGIASYVLAPVGISGTQMLVLPTGDTGHFVSLGARVASGYDAGIPAEGVEVYLIDQRATACTPESPPANPDRLTCTGTYRRTRQVPPPPDNDQEVYELTDHIYGPGDQLTVEGFQVEVTERVGDRFRVWVRSPHVGTFAEGIIYNT, via the coding sequence ATGTTCGGGTTGTCGTCTGGGGCGGCGGCTGAGTCTGATGAGTCCGAGGGGCCGGCCCGGCCGGTGAATGTTCGAGTGGTCGCCGGGGGGGAGGGATCGGTGACGGTGGCGTGGGATGTGCCTGAGGGCCGGCCGGATCCAGATGGCTACCAGGTTTATTACCGTTTGGCGGCGGCGGAGAGTGGCAGCCAGCCGGTTGAGGCGCATTGGTGGTACTACTGGGATGAGAGTTATGTGGGCTCAGATTCTCGGCGGGCTCGGGTGCCACGGCTGGCCGATGGTGTCTGGTACGAGTTCACCGTCGTGGCCGTGTATGGCGACGGGGAACTTCGGTGGTCTGATGATTCGGTGCTGGCCCGGCCGGGTGGGATGGTGCCTGGGGTGCGGCTACCAGATGCGCCCGTCGCAGCAATCGTGAGCGCTGGAGGACGGGGCTCGGTGACGGTGGAGTGGGAACCCCCGGTTGATGATGGCGGGTCTGCGGTAACTGGCTACGAGGTCTGGTACGTACTTGAACAGGATCGCTCGACTGAGACTTCGGAGGAAGCGCGCAACGTGTTGTGGACCAGGGCAGGGGACATTCTGGGTCCGGACGCACGTAGATACCGGATCGCCGGTCTCTTGGACTACCAGCGGTACGAGGTGATAGTTGGGGCAGTGAACGAGGCCGGGCGTGGGTTGTTCGCTTCGGTGTGGGGGACCGCTAATGGTGATGATCACGGCCCGTTGGGGTTGATCGCAGATCACCGTTTCGCCAGGTCGTACTCACTCGGCACCGACGTCTGGGGGGTGTGGGTGTGCGACGTGGCGGACGGCGACCTGCCGGTTGATGCGGCGGATGTCGCCGGGCTGCTGAACCGGGAGATCACCCCGTATTTCTCTTGGCTGTCCGGCGGCTGGTACCTGCCTGAGTTCGTCGCCCGTGGCGTTGTTGAGGCCGACCCCGCCCACTCATCGCAGCGTGCCGGTGATTACGAGTGCGAGGACCGGGTGGCGGAAGTCTCCGAAGGCGGCACGCAGGGAGCGGTGATCGTTCTCGACAAGGACGTGGATGTCAGCTCGGGAGGGGTCGGGTGGCGGCACAGTTCGTATATTGATGGGATGTGGACGGTGTCGGCCGGGACGTTCCCCGACAACAGTCGTTCCGTTCATCTGACGGCGGGGACTGTGTTGCCCGTCTCGGCTTACTGTTCCGACTGCCAGTACCCGGGCCATGTCCACCTGGATGTCGTGGCCCACGAGATCGGCCATGCGCTGGGATGGCCCCACTCGTTCGGCGGTAACCGGTCCGAGACCAGCGAAGCGCTCCTCGAGATCGACATTTATGTCGATGAGTACGACAACCCCATGGACTTGATCAGTGGCAGCCCACCGGGATGGGAACTACAACGGAATGGGCTGGTAGCCGGCACTATTGCGGTCAACAGGTACGCGGCGGGCTGGATCCCCCCCGGCGATGTGGCTGTACACGAGGGTGGAATCGCCAGCTACGTTCTGGCTCCCGTCGGCATCTCCGGCACACAAATGCTGGTCCTACCCACCGGAGACACCGGGCACTTCGTCTCATTGGGTGCTCGGGTGGCCTCGGGCTACGACGCCGGCATACCCGCCGAAGGTGTCGAGGTCTACCTAATCGACCAGCGCGCCACGGCCTGCACACCCGAATCCCCACCGGCCAACCCGGATCGGCTCACCTGCACCGGCACCTACCGGCGTACCCGGCAGGTCCCGCCGCCTCCGGACAACGATCAAGAGGTCTACGAACTGACCGACCACATATACGGCCCCGGTGATCAACTGACCGTCGAAGGTTTCCAGGTCGAGGTCACCGAACGGGTCGGGGACCGGTTCCGGGTATGGGTCCGCAGTCCTCATGTCGGGACGTTCGCGGAGGGGATTATATACAATACTTGA
- a CDS encoding DUF5615 family PIN-like protein, which produces MRFLLDVCASSRAMRAMLASRSHDVSTVADRDLNASDVEVLAVALEEGRVLITEDKDFGELVFVRGLAHSGIIRFVDMRVEEKVSAMRSLLEHEADAIREGALIVVTRSRVRVRRGRHLERGDG; this is translated from the coding sequence ATGAGGTTCCTGCTCGACGTATGCGCGTCATCCCGAGCCATGAGGGCGATGCTGGCCAGCCGGAGCCACGATGTGTCAACGGTCGCGGACCGGGACCTGAACGCTTCTGACGTAGAAGTGCTCGCCGTGGCGTTGGAGGAGGGGCGGGTGCTGATCACCGAGGACAAGGACTTCGGCGAGTTGGTATTCGTGCGCGGGCTGGCACACTCCGGCATCATCCGGTTCGTTGACATGCGGGTTGAAGAGAAGGTGTCGGCGATGAGAAGTCTTCTCGAGCACGAGGCCGATGCGATTCGTGAAGGAGCCTTGATCGTGGTGACCCGGAGTCGCGTGCGAGTGCGTCGAGGGCGGCATCTAGAGAGAGGTGATGGTTGA